In Lolium rigidum isolate FL_2022 chromosome 3, APGP_CSIRO_Lrig_0.1, whole genome shotgun sequence, the genomic window CTAGACTTGTTTGGGGCTGTGTTGGAGTTACTTTCTAGATCTCGGTCATGTCTAGAGGATTTTTAGGAAAATATTTTTTTAGGAAAATATTTTAAACTCGAGGAAGCACAATTTTACATTGGGCCTGTTTGTTGGTGCACTTGGACAATTAGGAACAAAGTACCGTCTGATGGTTACGTGACGAGGTAGCCTTCGCCCTTCGGTGAAAGTGTTTACTACTCCAGCCGCCAGTATATGCTCTTTCATTATGTACTTGCCAGGTCTACACACGGAAGTCGATGGTGAGCAGTTCAAGAACGAATTAAGCGCCTTAAGTGATTACGATGACGGTGAATTTTCTCACGAGAACATGGGGGATCTACTCTAGATTGCTGGTCCGTGATCATGTAGATTCTAGCGACCGATGATGCTCAAGATTTGGTTTTTGGTGGCTACAGTTTAAGCTCTTTTGTTTAGGAGTTGTGGGTCTATGGTTGGATGTTTTCTGAGGTTGTGTACTTGTAGATATTCCGGAGTCTAGCTTAGTGCGAGCAGGTTTTTATCCTGCAGCGGGTGTTTGGATGTCGAAACAATCGCAGCAGGTTTATGTCTTGTGGAAGGGTGTCTTCTCTTGATGTCGCCTTCATTTGATTTTCTGAAGCTCGTAgtgaattttgcaaaaagaaattTGACAAAGGCAGCGTGACTGATTTCACTGCGATTAGAAAGGAGAAAGTACAGGAGGAAGAAGATCTTCCTGGGTACAACAAAACtgaaaaaggaaagaaagaaaccTAGGAGAAATAACGGGATAAAAGCTACACGAGCTTTGCAAACTGCCGCAAAACCTTCACATTCGCTCAATCTAGTTCACGTGGTATGTCTAGCAGGGCGCCCGCCTCCCCCCTGCCAGTGTCGGCCCAAGCCCTAGCCTCCACCAAGATGGATTGGAACAATGTTGTAGTCGGCGTCTGAATATTCTGTTGTTCCTTTTGTTCCATACGCTCAACGCTAACGCCAACAAGGAGTAGTGGTCGCCTAGGCAGAGAGCGCCACGACCGCCACCACCTATAGGTCGGGAGAAGCACCGTCAGGGCGAATGGCCTCTGAGCGTTCTgcaccatggtcgttgtcgatggCGCATGTGTCGCCGCACCAATGCCGATCGGCCCAGGACAATGGTCGTGGGCACCGCCGATGCATACTACATGGCCACGTGCGGCACCACCACCAAGACAGAGACCAGCTCCTTGATCCTAAACCACCGACATCGTAGGTCTGATGGGATCCCGCTCCACCTGGCCCGACCTCCACTAAGTACGAGCTTCACCCCAACCTCCCCTGCTCCACCGCACGACGTGCCACCGTTTCATCTCTCCCACACCCGACGATCGGAAATTTCCCCATCGGCCTGGCTCATCGCTAGTTGAGGCCTTATCTCACGAGGACCCATACTAGTTCTTGACTGCCACGCTCGCTCGACACTAGATAACTCATAAGAGTGGGCCCAAATTGActaaatggcaacaacaaatcaatGTTATGTTATGGtttattgtcaaaaaaaaatcattgttATGATTTTGTGCAAAATCTTCCCAACAGTTGGTGTTGCCTGCCATTTCCTCAAGCTCAGGCCATTTGGAGCTCGGGCGCGCACACCGACACCTGGGCCCCAGCCGCCAGTCTCCAGACGAGTCTCTTCTGGCTTCTGGGTTCTGGCCACCTGCAGTTCCAGTTCCAGATCTGcaccttctcttctcttcttccggAGGCCGCCAAGTACCTCGCACACCCCAAACccctttctcctcctcctccgcctcgccgcGGTTCCCAGATCACTCCAGAAGCGATGGGGAAGAAGGTGAAGGCCGTGCCGGAGTGGCTCAACAGCCCCATCTGGTCGACCCCGCCGCCGGCCCCGGCCCCCGCGGACCCCTTCGGCGCCGACTTCGCGCGGCCAGTGGCGCCGCCCCCCgacccgccgccgccctccgtcccgccgccgcccacgtaCGAGCAGGCGGTGGGCTCCTACGCCGGCCGCGAGAGGGAAGAGGAGGGCGCTGGCGCCGCTCTCCGGGCGCACCTGCTCGCCGACTTCAAGTCCGCGGTGCGTGTAGTGAGCCTCTGTTTCGGGGCCGACCTCCCGCGTGGTTTGATCCGCGTTTGACCTGATCGTTCCGCCTTTTTGTGCGTGTGCAGCTGTCGAAGAAGACGGTGAACATGGGGGAGCTGCGGCGGCTCGCGTGCCTTGGCGtgcccgacggcggcggcgacgtgcggCCTCCCGTGTGGAAGGTCCCCACTCGTCTTCTCTGCTGCTGCTTGCCGCTTCATTTTATTTCAGTTTATGTTTGGAGCTGTTTTTTTTGTAGCGATTTTGGAGGTTTATGAGCCAAGTTCCAAATGCGTAGAGTTAGAAATGGAAGAACTATTGCAAGGTTACACAATAAAGTTTGTTACCATAGAAGAACTTAGAAATGAGGATAAGAACCATGCAATTGTTAGTGTGTATGGTTAGCCAGAAAACTATCAGTACATGAAATCTGGGGTTGCCTTGATTTAGTCAATAAAAAGGCTGAGGGCATGGAAATGCAGGTAGATGGTGTGGCACACTATTGTTCAACTGTGCCTTGAAGCTTATTACATAATAAAGTTTGTTACCATAGAAGAATTTAGAGATGAGGATAAGAACCATGCTATTGTTAGTGTGCATGATTGTCCAGAAAACTACAGTACTACATGAAATCTTGGTTTGCCCTGCTTTACAGTCTGCAGTCTTAAGAAAAAGGCTGGGGGCATGGAAATGCAGGTAGATAGAGTGGCACACTATTGTTTAACCGTGCCTTGAAGTTTATTAACGTCCTGAAACTATTAGACAACTTTCATGCTGCAGTTGGAAATCCACCACGGATGTGCACCGACCCCTTTGTGATGCGCATACGCCATAGCATTCATAACCGACCCTAATTTCTCATGGTGTATCAATATGATTTCCTGGATCTTTTGCAAAGTTACCGTTTTATGGTTCACCGGTTATTTATTAAGTATATAATGTACGGCCTGCTGCTAGACTTCTAATAAATCTGTTATCCAGCTTCCTTTTTGTACAAGAAACTTATCTGATTATCTTTATAGCGTGCAGCTTCTCTTGGGATATTTGCCAACTGAACGATCTTTATGGCCTTATGAATTGGAAAAGAAGCGGAGCCAGTACAGTGCATATAAAGATGAGTTTCTTCTAAATCCTGTAAGTTCAGATTGCCTGCCTCAAGTTATCAGTTTTGAAGATGTATTTACCCTAGGATATCTCTGGTACCAGCTATCATGATCTCTACCAAGGTAGGAACAACTTGGCTTAGGTGGTGATTACAAACATTACTTTCTTTTTGAGTGATTAAGACATTAGACATGCAATATTTTGCGTAGCTCTCTGCCTACAAGTACACATCCACAAACCAACCCAACAGTGGAAAATCTGTTAATGATGGCTACTGCATCTTTAATTTACATATAGTTTCAGTTTCGGGAAAACTGATATGTCCACCAACTCCTATAACTCTTTCCAGCCTTAGAACCATCTTTTATAGTTCCCTTAAGagtttctattttgaatatgatCCAAAACAGTGTAATAGTGAGTAATttccctttttaagcactttaattTGTTATGTATGAAAGTGCTGATTGTGTGTTTCTGCATGCAGTCAGAAAAACTACGTAGAATAGAGGAATCAAAGCTGTCAAGAAAGAAAGAGTTAAATGTTGAGAGAAATGGCTTGCTCCCGAGGTTGGAAGTTACTAATGAAGAGCACCCTTTGAGCTCGGGTAAATCTAGCTTGTGGAACCAGTACTTTCAGGTACTACTACATCTTATCATTGGCTTGTTCTGTTATACTTATCATCTTATGCTATGCAGACGAAAACTAGAGTTAATATTGCTTGGTTTGGAAAACCAGTGGTAACCTGAGATTTTGTTTAGGTCAGGGATCCCGCTGATTTAGCTGAAATATCACCAGTATGTTACTTGGTGTTTGCATTTGTGAGCTTATCTTTTCTCATAAAGAGTCATTAGCTGGTGTGTCAAATTTCAGTAGAAGTGATTGTCATGTTCAAGGTCCACTTATTGGAACTTGAAAGTAACCTAAGACCAATAGGGAATTTTGGTGATTCCCTGCCATGACCGTGGGATGTAATATGCTGCTAGCAGCTCATATGGTTTGTGTGTGATCCATGTGCTTTAGTCCCTAGATATTTGATAAGACACAGACACTGACACATCCTCATTTTCACCCAACTTGATCCTATTGTTATTTTCACGCTGATGGTAATTTCAGTCAGTTTAGGGCTTGGATTAAACTCCCATGCTGCATGTGTTCTCTAGCAACGTGGAGTTGCATGTTAGACACGTagatgtttttgttttttgtgctCTTGCAAAAAATTAAATTTCTTGCATGATGAGAGAAGGTGTTGTCGTTATCGAGATAACACTAGAGTAGGGGGTGTTAAATACTTAGCGAGTACGACACAATGTTAGTGGGTGCGTAAGGGGCCTTATCCTAATGTTTCTGTACACCGACAAAGTTAACTCGTCAATGTTTTAAATAGGTTCAGTCGCCCTCCTATGTTTGGAGAAGCGATGTGAGAAGTGCCCGACTAGTGGGGCATCTCGGAGCCTTAGTAGGTCCCTATCCTGAAACTGAGCTCCAAGCTTTACAGGTCCCTTAGGGGTCTCCCCTTGAATTAACTCAAGTGAGAGTGAATAGTGACAGGGAATGCATGTAAATGCCCATGGAAGGCTTATATGGGCTAGGGGTCATTGACACATTTGGCCATGGCTAACCCTTGGGGCAGAGAGAAAGTAATGGCAAGAGAGGTGAATCAGGGATAAGGATGGAGGGTGGTGCATGGTCCATGGTGGACTAGCACCCTCATCCCTCCACCATTGCATGCTTCTTTCTTCATAGGCATTCCTCTTGACTTCGTTTTCTTATGTCTCCTCTCCAGTTGACTTGTTGACAATGACTAGTTGCGTGAACTTTCGTTGACTCGCAGCAGGCTTTTGACAATCCTCTATGTAGATGCAACAGAGGACTAGGCAGGACCCCATGTGGGGAATACTGTTTTCCCAAATAGATCCTTCTGACGCATGTGTCCAGTGATGTAAACTGCTCATACTCCCCTCGAGGTTGTCTAGTTGCTTGTACATTTGAAATCCAGTGAACAGTTCATGGCTGACCTAAATGTGACTTTTACAGAATATGGTTATTGTCTCATAATTGAATAATTCTTCTGATGAATATACATGTTTTCCAGGAATCAGAGATCCTTGAGCAGATAGATCGAGATGTAAAGCGAACACATCCAGATATATCATTTTTTTCTGTCAAGTCTAATCAGGTTTACTCACACTCAGCTTATAAAATGTCCTTATTGTTATCTTTACTCTGAACTGAGTTGATGGCGGATCATTCACCCCCCAGAGATTATCTCTTAAGTtgccaaaaaattagttactgcaATTATCATTTTATCCGACATTTTATGCTGTAGAAGATGTATCACGATATTTTGATTAGTTGATTCAGTTGATGTATGTTTTGAGatatccttcttatttgcccaaaATTGGAACTAAGATAGCGCAAGCGTTTAAACAACTCCTGCATAACAGCACTAGCATTTAACTTCCATAGCAATGTACGAGTATTTAGCTAGTCTGATGTACAAATTTAAGTTTATCGCTTCAACCTTCCATTTATACTCCTTTCAGGAATCACTAAGGCGTATTCTCATTATATATTCAAGATTAAATCCTAGTGTAAGATATGTGCAAGGGATGAATGAAGTTTTGGCACCTCTATTTTATGTATTGAGCAATGACCCTGACGCAAATAACTCGGTAAGGTTCTTCTTCCACACCCAGCCTAAAGCTGTAAAACTACGTCCTCTGTGTCTTTGGCTTGTAAAGCAGAACATATTTTTCAACCAGAGTGAAGCAGCCTAAAGCTGTAAAGCTACGTCCTCTGTGTCTTTGGCTTGTAAAGCAGAACATATTTTTCAACCAGAGTGAAGACATGGTATAGACTTAAGTTAGCAATGTGTATACTATGGTGCTCCATAATTGTTCACATTCGATCAATGGTTTCACTTTCACATAGTGTTCATTAACTGAATTACCCCATTACTGGAAATGCAGGCTTCAGCGGAAGCAGACACTTTCTTTTGCTTCGTTGAATTGATTAGTGGTTTTAAAAACAACTACTGTAAGCATCTTGACAACAGCAGGGTGGGTATTCGGTCTACACTTTCAAAGTTGTCTCAGCTCTTAAAGAAACATGATGAAGAGCTTTGGCGTCATATGGAGGTCATTACAAAGGTATGTCATATTCGATATTTGATTATGTTGACAAGTAATACAACACTGCTGTCTTGAGTGGCTGGAAAAATCTAGTGTACCATGCTGATGAAGTGCACCTGTAAGACTGTAACTGCACTAGGGTAACTTCTGTCATGTTAGTCATCTTCCGTTGTTTACATCAGGAGCTGAATCTGGATGTGTTAATACATGTGACAAAGTTTATTTTGTGTTGTAGAATAGTTATAAATGAGGCTGACATGCAGCACTGAAAATGAGCGATTATGTAGCTGCATGCCATTGCTATTTGGCAACTGACAGGTCCTTCCTTATATCTTGTGGATCGGGGAGACATAGTTAGTAATCTACTAATCATATTATCGTAGTCATTACTGGTAGCAAGAATATAAACGTCAACAGATAAGCCCACCTTAGGTACCATTAATGATTTGTTGAATCATACTGGTTAGAGTAGCCATTAATTGATCCAGATAACTTATTTTAGATAACATACTTTGTATAGCTAGCTTATAGAAGATTAAGAATTGTTTCTCTTTTATGAAGTCATAAACATGCTAATTCTAAAACTGAAGGAAAACAAAGAGATGACTGCAACCGAGATTGTTATGTAATTTGGAAAATAAATGAATACACATATGTCTTCTCCATTGAAACGGGGACACCATTCCCAACAAAGCTATTCATAGTTTTAATCCAGTAATTGGTTGAAATATGAAGAAATTTAAAACTATACCCTACTGTTTAAACAAACAATTAAGAAACCAATAGAAGATGAGGATAGTGTTATGCTGGAAGAGAAGCTAATAATCATAAGCTGCACTGGCCTCCATATATGGACATCTTATGGTGCCCACATAGATGGATATGTGCACAGCACACCGAAGTCTTGAAGCATGATATCTACCTTCCCTGTCTCTTCCAAATATGAACTTGGAGTTAAtattactacctctgtccataaaaggatgtcacaagtttatctaaatttagatgtatctagacactctctagtgcatagatacatccgaatttagataaatcttcggCATTTTTTTATGGACCGAGGGAGTACTTTTCTCTGGTATGTCACCTACCTTCGTTCTTGATGTAGTTTGATATTGACAGTTGAATCTTGAAAATACAGGTGTACCCACAATATTATGCGTTTAGATGGATCACATTACTGTTGACAATGGAGTTCAGCTTCAATGTGTGTATTCACATCTGGGATGCTATCTTGGGCGACCCAGAAGGTCCTCCAGTATGTATCTCGTGACTAAACCTCCAAACAAAAATTGTGATCTTACCTAATGCCTCACATGTTCTTGTACAGGACACGTTGCTGAGGATATGCTGTGCTATGCTCATCCTTGTCCGGAAGCGCCTCCTGGTTGGAGATTTCACG contains:
- the LOC124704367 gene encoding TBC1 domain family member 13-like isoform X2; translation: MGKKVKAVPEWLNSPIWSTPPPAPAPADPFGADFARPVAPPPDPPPPSVPPPPTYEQAVGSYAGREREEEGAGAALRAHLLADFKSALSKKTVNMGELRRLACLGVPDGGGDVRPPVWKLLLGYLPTERSLWPYELEKKRSQYSAYKDEFLLNPSEKLRRIEESKLSRKKELNVERNGLLPRLEVTNEEHPLSSGKSSLWNQYFQESEILEQIDRDVKRTHPDISFFSVKSNQESLRRILIIYSRLNPSVRYVQGMNEVLAPLFYVLSNDPDANNSASAEADTFFCFVELISGFKNNYCKHLDNSRVGIRSTLSKLSQLLKKHDEELWRHMEVITKVYPQYYAFRWITLLLTMEFSFNVCIHIWDAILGDPEGPPDTLLRICCAMLILVRKRLLVGDFTANIQLLQHYPQTNIDHLLHIANRLRGTVAS
- the LOC124704367 gene encoding TBC1 domain family member 13-like isoform X1, whose product is MGKKVKAVPEWLNSPIWSTPPPAPAPADPFGADFARPVAPPPDPPPPSVPPPPTYEQAVGSYAGREREEEGAGAALRAHLLADFKSALSKKTVNMGELRRLACLGVPDGGGDVRPPVWKLLLGYLPTERSLWPYELEKKRSQYSAYKDEFLLNPSEKLRRIEESKLSRKKELNVERNGLLPRLEVTNEEHPLSSGKSSLWNQYFQESEILEQIDRDVKRTHPDISFFSVKSNQESLRRILIIYSRLNPSVRYVQGMNEVLAPLFYVLSNDPDANNSASAEADTFFCFVELISGFKNNYCKHLDNSRVGIRSTLSKLSQLLKKHDEELWRHMEVITKVYPQYYAFRWITLLLTMEFSFNVCIHIWDAILGDPEGHVAEDMLCYAHPCPEAPPGWRFHGQYPAAATLPTN